Part of the Lentimicrobiaceae bacterium genome, ACTCTTACATGTGCATAAACCACTGTTATCCAACATATTAAAAGAAGCGTATAAAGAGGCAAAAGGAAATAAGATGTTAATTTTATGGAAGTTGCCAAAGCTGTCTCGGGACTAACCGCCGTCATATACTTATAAAAAAGAGCAGACTCAACGGAAGACATGTGTACACCGGCACCACCAAAAGCTAAAAATCCCAAAATTCCTATTAAGTACGACCTAGCATATTTCTGTGAATAAGGCTTGAGAAGTTTATAAATCCCAAAATGACCGACACAAGCGATAGGAACACCAATCAACCCTAAAAGTGACGACCAGAACATTCTTTTGTCAGATACTGTAAGATGCTGTGAGACTTGTTGCTCTATTCCTGATAAACTCATATCTTTAACGCCCCAACCCATAAGAAAATCACCTACAAGGATAATAATTGCACCTACAATGCCTATTTTCAGTAAGAGTCTTACTCTATTCCAATCTATATTTTCCTGAATTTTAAATTTGCCCTTCACAATTCCTTTTAACTTTTGCACTTTTTTCAACTAATTTACTCTATTGAACAGATTAGGTTTACTCTTGTTGCTCTCGATTAAAACTAACATTTGGCAAACCGAACAAGATTCTTAGTAATCCATGAATAAGTGCAATGGGAAAACATAAAGGTCCAACTACAATCATTACTAATTCATAAAACAACGAACTGTTTTTGTATGGTTTTCCGTGAAGTCTGGAAAGAAATGCGCTGAGAGGAATTCCGAATATGTTCCCTGATAACATGACCTGACATGCCGAAAGAATAACACGTGCTTCTTTTTTTCCATATTCTTCGACAATAGCATCGTAAGTGTTTTTTTCGGGAAATCCTCGTGAATCGGCAAAGTGCTGAGCAAACATTATTGCTTTTGCTTCTTCAGGCTTAATAAAATTAGTTTCTCCGTTCAAAAAACTGGCTATTTCCTCATTGCTCATGCCTTGTTGCAGAGCCATTTTTGTATGTTGATAAGAGCATGCAGCACAACCGTTTACTTCGGTTACAGCCAATTGCAAACGTTCAACAAAATGAGAATCAACTAATTTACTTTTTTTATTTCCAATAAGAATTGATATTGCTTTTGGAACAAAAACGAGTGAACGATAATATTCGTACAAATTAAATTTTCGTTTATAGCTACCTTTTTGGGTTACCGATTCTGATAATTTTTTATTCATATGTTTATTTTTATAAATTTTAACTTGTGATTTGGTTTAAGACAACTTTGGAAAATACCGCCTCAAACAATTGCACAAAATTAAAACTCTATTTTTATTTATGCAAACATATATCTATATTTTTATATACGAGCATATTGGCATCCTTTAATAATCAACAACTAATGGCTTCCGTCTTCGGACTCCCTACTTCTGTCTCCCCACCATCTCCGCATAATATCCACCTTTACTTATCAGCTCCGCAGGCGAACCCTATTCGGCGACCGTGCCATCTTTCAATACAACTATCTTGTGAGCATTGGCAACCGTTCGCATACGGTGAGCGATGATAAGCACGGTTTTATTTTTTATCAGTTCCGATTTTGTCATTTTTAATTCATCTTATACCCCAATTTCTCCACGCAATCTTTGATCTTTTCTTTGGAGCAGTTACCATCCACTTGTAGCGTCTGCGCCTCTACATTAGCGACAACACTTTTCACCCCTCCTAGTTGCAGGACTGCCTTTTCCACATTGCTTTTGCAGTGATTGCAACGCATTCCCTCAATGGAATAAGTGTGGGTATTTGGCGTATCCACTGATTTTTCTTTTTTTCTCATATACTTCAAAACAAAAGCATTAATAATAAGCCCTGTCAGCACAATGGCGGAGGCAATTTTTAGCAATGACGTGGATTTACATCCGCCGTAGCAGCTATGCGTGTATTCGCCGAGTTTTGCCGTAAACCAGCTTGCGGGTAGAAGGTAATCGATTATTATGCCGAAAGTTAGCGCACCAACAATCACTGAAAGAATGTAAATTAGAAGCGTTTTATTGCCCATCACACTTTTTACAACCGTCATGGTGCCCATGTTGGTGGCGGGTCCGGCGAGCAGTAGCACCATGCCTGCACCGGGCGAAATGCCTTTCAGCATGAGTGCAACAACTATGGGTATTACCCCTGTGGAGCAAAGGTACATGGGCATGGCAAAAG contains:
- a CDS encoding carboxymuconolactone decarboxylase family protein, whose translation is MNKKLSESVTQKGSYKRKFNLYEYYRSLVFVPKAISILIGNKKSKLVDSHFVERLQLAVTEVNGCAACSYQHTKMALQQGMSNEEIASFLNGETNFIKPEEAKAIMFAQHFADSRGFPEKNTYDAIVEEYGKKEARVILSACQVMLSGNIFGIPLSAFLSRLHGKPYKNSSLFYELVMIVVGPLCFPIALIHGLLRILFGLPNVSFNREQQE